From a single Streptomyces sp. 1331.2 genomic region:
- a CDS encoding GNAT family N-acetyltransferase, translating to MNELRTERLLIRRWRESDLAPWAAMNADPEVREHLGDLLTRERSDASVARFEAATEQRGYGWLAVEVRESGEFIGFVGLDDIEETDPVDGVEIGWRLARSAWGHGYATEAARAVLAHGFDTLGLPEILAITTAANLRSQSVMRRLGMTHDPAEDFDDPAAPEGPLRHNVVFRVRREDHLS from the coding sequence GTGAACGAACTGCGCACCGAACGCCTTCTGATCCGCCGCTGGCGGGAGTCCGATCTCGCCCCGTGGGCCGCGATGAACGCCGACCCGGAGGTCCGCGAGCACCTCGGCGACCTGCTCACCCGCGAACGGAGCGACGCCTCGGTGGCGCGCTTCGAGGCGGCGACAGAGCAGCGCGGGTACGGCTGGCTGGCCGTCGAGGTGCGGGAGAGCGGCGAGTTCATCGGCTTCGTGGGCCTGGACGACATCGAGGAGACGGACCCGGTGGACGGGGTCGAGATCGGCTGGCGGCTGGCCCGCTCCGCCTGGGGCCACGGCTACGCCACGGAGGCGGCCCGCGCCGTCCTCGCGCACGGCTTCGACACCCTCGGCCTCCCCGAGATCCTGGCCATCACCACGGCCGCCAACCTGCGCTCCCAGTCGGTGATGCGCCGCCTCGGCATGACCCACGACCCCGCCGAGGACTTCGACGACCCCGCCGCCCCCGAGGGGCCGCTGCGCCACAACGTGGTCTTCCGGGTGCGGCGGGAGGATCACCTGTCGTAG
- a CDS encoding LLM class flavin-dependent oxidoreductase, with protein MDIGVYLPTGQAQWAAAGPRSLIEFARRAEQSGFCSLFVNDSLLTPRIEPLTMLAAVAPVTERIRLGTGALLPVLRRPVQTAQTLASVDQLSGGRLTVAVGAGFPGRFGRPLHELSQVPWERRFARLDETVALWRALWAGATEFRGAFHSFTELPPATRPFRTEGPPVWLGGATPAALARTGRHYDGWMPYPPDPADYTTGLAAVRAAARQASRAPESVTPALFVNVRIDRSARSARRVMDAYTRANYGLPLAETERIQAFALGTPQEVAATLARYTAAGAHHLVARLGALEPPDQLEQLDRLAAVTNLGST; from the coding sequence ATGGACATCGGTGTTTACCTTCCCACCGGCCAGGCCCAGTGGGCGGCAGCAGGCCCCCGCAGCCTGATCGAATTCGCCCGCCGGGCCGAGCAGTCGGGCTTCTGTTCCCTCTTCGTCAACGACTCCCTGCTCACCCCGAGGATCGAACCGCTCACCATGCTGGCTGCCGTCGCCCCGGTGACCGAGCGCATCCGGCTGGGCACCGGCGCCCTGTTGCCGGTCCTGCGCCGCCCGGTGCAGACCGCGCAGACGCTGGCCTCGGTGGACCAGCTCTCGGGCGGGCGGCTGACGGTCGCAGTCGGCGCCGGCTTCCCGGGACGCTTCGGCCGGCCGCTGCACGAACTCTCCCAGGTCCCGTGGGAGCGCCGCTTCGCCCGGCTTGACGAAACGGTCGCCCTGTGGCGGGCTCTCTGGGCCGGGGCGACGGAGTTCCGCGGAGCGTTCCACTCCTTCACCGAACTCCCGCCCGCGACCAGGCCGTTCCGCACCGAAGGCCCACCGGTCTGGCTCGGCGGCGCGACCCCGGCGGCCCTCGCCCGCACCGGCCGCCACTACGACGGCTGGATGCCCTACCCGCCCGACCCCGCCGACTACACCACCGGGCTCGCCGCCGTGCGCGCAGCGGCACGGCAGGCCAGCCGTGCGCCTGAGTCCGTCACCCCGGCCCTGTTCGTCAACGTCCGGATCGACCGCAGCGCCCGGTCCGCCCGCCGCGTCATGGACGCCTACACCCGCGCCAACTACGGTCTGCCGCTTGCCGAGACGGAGCGGATCCAGGCCTTCGCGCTCGGCACACCGCAGGAGGTCGCCGCCACGCTCGCCCGCTACACGGCCGCCGGTGCCCACCACCTCGTCGCCCGCCTCGGCGCGCTCGAACCGCCGGACCAGCTGGAGCAGTTGGACCGCCTCGCCGCCGTCACGAACCTCGGCTCGACCTGA
- a CDS encoding TetR/AcrR family transcriptional regulator — translation MPLEPSTPADPRTPRADAQRNRDRILAEAAALVAEQGTQASLRDVARRAGVGLGTLYRHFPTREDLLEALLGRRFDHLAARADTLAATEPAERALTDWLYEFTLDAGAYQGLPATLMATLEDPESALYAGCLRMRQAGGRLLAAAQRDGLIRPDVTPLDVFALANALSWITDQAPTLTERRDHLFRLVLDGFRPRP, via the coding sequence ATGCCCCTTGAGCCGAGCACTCCCGCCGATCCCCGCACCCCCCGCGCCGATGCCCAGCGCAACCGCGACCGCATCCTGGCCGAGGCGGCCGCCCTGGTCGCCGAGCAGGGCACCCAGGCCTCACTGCGGGACGTCGCCCGCCGCGCCGGGGTCGGCCTCGGCACGCTCTACCGGCACTTCCCCACCCGGGAGGACCTGCTGGAGGCCCTGCTCGGCCGCCGCTTCGACCACCTCGCCGCCCGCGCCGACACCCTCGCCGCCACCGAGCCGGCCGAACGCGCCCTGACCGACTGGCTCTACGAGTTCACCCTCGATGCCGGCGCCTACCAGGGCCTGCCCGCCACCTTGATGGCCACCCTCGAAGACCCGGAGTCCGCCCTGTACGCGGGCTGCCTGCGGATGCGCCAGGCCGGCGGACGCCTGCTCGCCGCCGCCCAGCGGGACGGCCTGATCCGCCCGGACGTCACCCCTCTCGACGTCTTCGCCCTCGCCAACGCGCTGAGCTGGATCACCGACCAGGCGCCCACCCTCACCGAGCGGCGCGACCATCTCTTCCGGCTGGTGCTGGACGGCTTCCGGCCCCGCCCCTGA
- a CDS encoding helix-turn-helix domain-containing protein has translation MDFPRALRERRSSRRLSQLDLALRAGTTQRHVSFIESGRSAPGRGMVVRLAESLGLPLRERNELLLAAGYAPAYPETPLDGPELAPVREAIDHLLAGHHPYPALVVDRRGDVVAANTALAVITEGVDPRLVGPGTNAYRLALHPDGLAPRILNFAAWARHIVERTRHLGELHEELSSYVPEVEVTEQHLGFAVPLELRSSLGELRLMTTVTSFATAVDVTLAELKLEAFLPADAATARALRRAAGQSPGNW, from the coding sequence GTGGACTTCCCCCGAGCGCTGCGTGAGCGCCGTTCCAGCCGCCGGCTCAGCCAACTCGACCTCGCCCTCCGTGCGGGCACGACGCAGCGGCACGTGAGCTTCATCGAGTCCGGCCGCTCCGCACCGGGCCGAGGAATGGTCGTCCGGCTCGCCGAGTCGCTGGGCCTGCCGCTGCGGGAACGCAACGAGCTTCTGCTGGCCGCCGGTTACGCACCCGCCTACCCGGAGACGCCGCTGGACGGGCCGGAGCTGGCACCGGTGCGGGAGGCGATCGACCACCTGCTGGCCGGCCACCACCCCTACCCGGCACTGGTGGTGGACCGCCGGGGCGACGTGGTGGCCGCCAACACGGCCCTTGCGGTGATCACCGAAGGTGTCGACCCGCGCCTCGTCGGCCCCGGGACCAACGCCTACCGGCTGGCGCTGCACCCGGACGGCCTGGCCCCGCGCATCCTCAACTTCGCCGCCTGGGCCCGGCACATCGTCGAACGCACCCGCCATCTCGGCGAACTGCACGAGGAGTTGTCCTCGTACGTGCCAGAAGTCGAGGTGACGGAGCAGCACTTGGGATTCGCCGTCCCGCTGGAGCTGCGCAGCTCGCTCGGTGAGCTGCGCTTGATGACGACTGTCACTTCCTTCGCCACCGCGGTGGACGTCACGCTCGCCGAGCTGAAGCTGGAGGCCTTCCTTCCGGCGGATGCGGCGACCGCGCGGGCGCTGCGGCGAGCTGCCGGTCAGAGCCCGGGGAACTGGTAG
- a CDS encoding NADP-dependent oxidoreductase: MGTEATMNAVRLHAFGGPEVLVYEEAPRPEPGPGEVLVRVHAVGLNPLDWYARRGFVDFPPEVRPDWRPPLILGTDVSGVVAKVGGPDTGWSVGDEVFALANFPGRPVGYAEYAVVPVADLARKPAALGHVEAAAVPMAGLTAFQFLHKRLGYDGGGPAVVVGAAGGVGHFALQLLRLAGAEELIAVASGRHEEFLRGLGADRFVDYTRTPVAEVVEGADLLVDTVGGPEAHRLLPALRRGGRLVSCFLGDYRPERAAELGVELQQGRWQVRSSGADLAELAALLADGRIRVALDSVYPLREAAAAHRRAAQGHIQGKIVLSVVE; encoded by the coding sequence ATGGGTACGGAAGCGACGATGAACGCCGTCCGGCTGCACGCCTTCGGCGGGCCCGAGGTGCTGGTGTACGAGGAGGCGCCGCGGCCGGAGCCGGGGCCCGGCGAGGTGCTGGTCCGGGTCCACGCCGTCGGCCTCAACCCGCTCGACTGGTACGCGCGGCGCGGCTTCGTCGACTTCCCGCCCGAGGTGCGGCCCGACTGGCGACCGCCGCTGATCCTCGGCACCGACGTCTCCGGGGTGGTCGCGAAGGTCGGCGGCCCGGACACCGGGTGGAGCGTCGGTGACGAGGTCTTCGCGCTCGCCAACTTCCCGGGCCGCCCGGTCGGTTACGCCGAGTACGCCGTCGTGCCGGTCGCCGACCTGGCCCGCAAGCCGGCCGCGCTCGGGCACGTCGAGGCCGCCGCCGTCCCGATGGCCGGGCTCACCGCGTTCCAGTTCCTGCACAAGCGCCTCGGTTACGACGGGGGCGGGCCGGCCGTGGTCGTCGGCGCGGCCGGCGGGGTCGGGCACTTCGCGCTCCAGCTCCTGCGCCTGGCCGGGGCGGAGGAACTGATCGCGGTCGCCTCGGGACGCCACGAGGAGTTCCTGCGCGGCCTCGGCGCCGACCGCTTCGTGGACTACACCCGCACCCCGGTCGCCGAGGTCGTCGAGGGCGCCGACCTGCTGGTCGACACCGTCGGCGGCCCCGAAGCCCACCGCCTGCTGCCCGCCCTGCGGCGCGGCGGCCGGCTGGTCTCCTGCTTCCTCGGCGACTACCGGCCCGAGCGGGCGGCCGAGCTCGGGGTGGAACTCCAGCAGGGCCGCTGGCAGGTCCGCTCCAGCGGCGCCGACCTCGCCGAACTGGCCGCCCTGCTGGCGGACGGCCGGATCCGGGTGGCGCTGGACAGTGTGTACCCGCTGCGCGAGGCCGCGGCCGCCCACCGCAGGGCAGCGCAGGGGCACATCCAGGGCAAGATCGTGCTCAGCGTGGTCGAGTAG